A genomic stretch from Petrimonas mucosa includes:
- a CDS encoding glycoside hydrolase family 31 protein, with amino-acid sequence MARVFYIVFSTLFFLSCATTGIEKTDNGIIVRVKQENSHTAKTIRLNVIDNNIIHVSAIPGKIFSDEKSLILRPGLKRSGTFSVYENGDEVTLSTDSLDVVIRKSTGEIAFLNKKGETLLQENKGGGKTLTPIEVEGTKGYTVHQLFESSDDEAFYGLGQHQADDFNYKGKNESLFQYNTKVSVPFVISSRNYGIVWDNYSLSKFGDTRDYADLDQFKLYGEDGAGGGLTATYTRKGDSTGTIVRQESKLDYQFIPLLENFPADFDLNNSRVTWSGELEAPESGLYRFFLHYAGYIRVFMDNEPVVEERWRTAWNPNSYKFEYHLKEGERVPIRVEWEPDGDVSYIALKALSPVPEEEQNKLSLWSEMGNGIDYYFVAGNSMDEVISGYRTLTGKSQIMPKWAMGFWQSRERYKTQDELLETLAEFRKREIPIDNIVQDWSYWPEAEWGSHKFDKERFPDPKGMVDKIHEMNARIMISVWPKFYMNTDHYKAFDKNGWMYQQAVKDSIRDWIGQGYIGSFYDAYAEGARKLFWKQLEENLYSLGIDAWWMDASEPNIQDNTDMDYRKKLCGPTALGPSTKYFNAYSLVNAEAIYDGQRSVNPDDRVFLLTRSGFTGIQRYSTAVWSGDIGTRWEDMKAQISAGLNFALSGIPYWTMDIGGFCVEKRYEQAQHYYNATGIENEDLKEWRELNARWSQFGAFVPLFRSHGQFPYREVFNIAPEDHPAYQSMVYYNKLRYRLMPYIYSLAGMTYFNDYTIMRALVMDHGKDPEVNDIGDQYMFGDMLMVCPVYEYKATGRTVYFPATTGWYDFYTGKFIDGGQKQRVDAPYSRIPLFVKEGAIIPFGPEIQYSDEKKPEHITLYVFAGKNGTFSLYEDEGVNYNYEKGAYAIIRFNYDDATKTLVIGDREGSFEGMLQERRFNVVYVDKNRPQAVDPDAKGIEVVYTGAAQKIPLEK; translated from the coding sequence ATGGCACGTGTTTTTTATATCGTATTTAGTACCCTATTTTTTCTCTCCTGCGCGACCACCGGGATAGAGAAAACAGACAACGGGATTATTGTCCGTGTTAAACAGGAAAATAGTCACACCGCGAAAACAATCCGGCTCAACGTGATTGATAACAACATCATCCATGTATCGGCCATCCCCGGAAAAATATTCTCCGACGAGAAAAGCCTGATCCTGCGGCCGGGCTTGAAACGATCGGGAACGTTTAGTGTATACGAGAATGGAGACGAGGTGACCCTTTCCACCGACTCGTTGGATGTTGTCATCCGGAAATCGACGGGTGAAATAGCATTTCTAAATAAAAAAGGTGAAACTCTTCTACAAGAAAATAAGGGTGGCGGAAAAACACTGACGCCCATTGAAGTAGAAGGAACCAAAGGGTACACCGTGCATCAACTGTTTGAGTCGTCCGATGACGAAGCATTCTATGGCCTGGGGCAGCATCAGGCCGACGACTTTAATTATAAAGGAAAAAACGAATCGTTGTTCCAGTATAATACCAAGGTATCCGTTCCGTTTGTTATTTCCAGTAGAAACTACGGCATCGTGTGGGACAACTACTCCCTGAGTAAATTTGGCGACACGCGCGACTATGCGGACCTGGACCAGTTCAAGCTCTACGGGGAGGATGGAGCCGGCGGGGGGCTTACCGCCACCTACACCCGGAAAGGAGATTCTACCGGGACAATCGTGCGCCAAGAGAGCAAGCTCGATTACCAATTCATCCCATTACTGGAGAATTTCCCGGCAGATTTCGACCTGAACAACTCCCGCGTTACATGGAGCGGCGAATTGGAAGCTCCCGAGAGCGGCCTCTACCGGTTTTTCTTGCATTACGCCGGGTATATCCGGGTGTTTATGGATAACGAGCCGGTGGTAGAAGAGCGCTGGCGTACCGCGTGGAACCCCAACAGCTACAAGTTTGAATACCATTTGAAGGAAGGGGAGAGGGTGCCGATACGTGTGGAGTGGGAGCCCGATGGCGACGTGTCATACATCGCCCTGAAAGCGTTAAGCCCCGTTCCCGAGGAAGAACAAAATAAACTCTCTCTCTGGAGCGAAATGGGGAACGGCATCGACTACTATTTCGTGGCCGGAAACAGCATGGATGAGGTGATCAGCGGGTATCGAACCCTCACCGGGAAGTCGCAGATCATGCCCAAGTGGGCCATGGGTTTTTGGCAGAGCAGGGAACGTTACAAAACCCAGGACGAATTACTGGAAACCCTTGCTGAATTCAGAAAACGAGAAATACCCATTGATAACATCGTACAGGATTGGAGCTATTGGCCGGAAGCGGAATGGGGAAGCCACAAGTTCGATAAGGAACGATTCCCCGATCCAAAAGGGATGGTTGATAAAATACATGAGATGAACGCACGGATCATGATCTCGGTATGGCCCAAATTTTATATGAATACCGACCATTATAAAGCATTCGACAAAAACGGGTGGATGTATCAACAGGCAGTAAAAGACAGTATCCGTGATTGGATCGGACAAGGGTATATCGGCTCATTCTATGACGCATATGCCGAAGGTGCACGCAAACTATTCTGGAAACAGCTCGAAGAAAACTTATATTCATTGGGTATCGATGCCTGGTGGATGGATGCTTCCGAACCGAACATCCAGGATAATACCGACATGGATTACCGGAAGAAGCTGTGCGGCCCCACTGCCCTCGGCCCTTCCACAAAATACTTCAACGCCTATTCGCTGGTAAACGCCGAAGCCATTTATGACGGACAACGGAGTGTAAATCCGGATGACCGTGTATTTTTATTGACACGCTCCGGTTTTACCGGCATCCAGCGCTATTCAACCGCGGTCTGGAGCGGGGATATCGGTACCCGCTGGGAAGACATGAAAGCGCAGATCTCGGCCGGGCTCAATTTTGCTTTATCCGGCATACCATACTGGACAATGGACATCGGTGGATTTTGTGTGGAAAAAAGATATGAGCAGGCACAGCATTACTACAATGCTACAGGGATTGAAAATGAGGATTTGAAAGAATGGCGTGAATTAAATGCCCGCTGGTCGCAATTCGGAGCTTTTGTCCCGTTATTCAGGTCTCATGGGCAATTCCCTTACAGAGAGGTGTTTAATATTGCTCCAGAAGACCATCCCGCCTATCAATCCATGGTCTATTACAATAAACTCCGATATCGTTTGATGCCCTATATCTATTCATTGGCTGGAATGACTTATTTCAACGATTACACCATCATGCGCGCATTGGTCATGGATCACGGCAAAGATCCGGAAGTAAATGATATCGGCGACCAGTATATGTTCGGGGATATGTTGATGGTTTGCCCTGTGTATGAATATAAGGCAACCGGACGGACGGTTTATTTTCCTGCCACCACCGGTTGGTACGATTTCTATACGGGAAAATTCATTGATGGGGGACAAAAACAACGGGTGGATGCACCGTATAGCCGTATACCGCTGTTCGTGAAAGAAGGGGCTATTATCCCGTTTGGCCCTGAAATCCAGTATTCCGATGAGAAAAAGCCTGAACATATCACATTGTATGTATTCGCAGGTAAGAATGGAACTTTTTCGCTTTATGAGGACGAAGGCGTGAATTACAACTATGAAAAAGGAGCATATGCGATCATCAGATTTAATTACGATGATGCAACCAAAACGCTCGTAATAGGTGACAGGGAAGGATCGTTTGAAGGAATGCTGCAGGAACGCAGGTTCAATGTAGTCTATGTCGATAAAAACAGACCGCAGGCCGTAGACCCCGATGCAAAAGGCATTGAAGTCGTTTATACGGGTGCGGCACAAAAGATACCTTTAGAAAAATGA
- a CDS encoding glycoside hydrolase family 2 TIM barrel-domain containing protein produces the protein MKNAIAILLLLGVVFTGFNACRNVDRNPRKTESFNDGWRFYLGDLSDASDPVFDDNGWRELELPHDWAIEGDFSEDHPSGSGGGALPGGIGWYRKSFFLDQSYEGKKIFVDFDGVYMNSDVWINGIHLGHRPFGYISFRYDLTPHLKFDTENVIAVRVDNSEQPNSRWYSGCGIYRNVWLTSVDPVYVDLWGVYVTTPEITEDNAVVNVKTTVKNEMPQEVNLKTETSIVDGSGKQVASASVSGTLAAGSSKEIEQDLSVREPVLWALENPCLYEVVTRIFVDDKQTDEYVTPLGIRYFTFDAEKGFFLNGESTKIKGVCLHHDLGCLGAAVNTRAIERQLEILKEMGVNGIRTAHNPPAPELLRLCDRMGFIVMDETFDMWRKRKTTYDYSRYFNEWHERDLTDHILRDRNHPSVFMWSIGNEVLEQWTHAEADTLDIQQANLLLNLKRDETALAGTDGETMSVNALLTKKLADIVKSLDPTRPVTTGNNETNPANHLFRSGALDLIGFNYHGYDYKNVPENFPGKPFIAAETTSGLMTRGYYRMPSDSMYIWPVRWDIPFTDPSYACSSYDNCHVPWGCTHEQAWNDVKNSDFISGMYIWTGFDYLGEPTPFWFPARSSYFGIVDLAGFPKDVYYMYQSEWTDKEVLHVFPHWNWQPGETVDVWAYYSKADEVELFLNGVSQGIKRKEGGKHHVFWRLAYETGTIKVISRKNGKEVLSKEIKTAGEPSQIRLTPDRRVIRGDGQDLSFITVEVLDEEGTICPNAENLIRFNLSGNGKVVGVDNGNPTSMERFKASERKAFYGKCLVVVKSEKREGVIRLAAESDGLMKDAIEIKVTK, from the coding sequence ATGAAAAACGCTATTGCCATACTATTATTGCTCGGCGTTGTTTTTACCGGATTCAATGCCTGCCGGAATGTCGACCGGAACCCTCGCAAAACAGAAAGTTTCAACGATGGTTGGCGTTTTTATCTTGGGGATCTTTCCGATGCAAGCGATCCTGTATTCGACGATAACGGTTGGAGGGAACTGGAGTTGCCCCACGATTGGGCGATTGAAGGTGATTTCAGTGAGGATCACCCTTCCGGAAGCGGGGGTGGAGCCCTGCCCGGCGGAATCGGTTGGTACCGGAAATCGTTTTTCCTCGATCAATCCTATGAAGGAAAAAAGATATTTGTTGATTTCGACGGAGTCTATATGAATTCCGATGTATGGATCAACGGCATCCATCTCGGGCATCGGCCGTTTGGCTATATATCGTTCCGGTATGACCTGACTCCCCATTTGAAATTTGATACGGAAAATGTCATAGCGGTACGGGTGGACAACAGTGAGCAACCCAATTCCCGTTGGTATTCGGGATGCGGTATTTATAGGAATGTATGGCTGACAAGTGTCGATCCGGTGTATGTTGATCTGTGGGGAGTATATGTAACGACGCCGGAGATTACAGAGGATAATGCCGTTGTGAATGTAAAAACAACCGTTAAAAACGAAATGCCACAAGAAGTGAATCTAAAAACTGAGACATCTATTGTAGACGGTTCGGGCAAACAGGTCGCTTCGGCTTCGGTCTCCGGCACACTGGCTGCCGGCTCTTCCAAAGAGATCGAACAGGATCTCTCCGTGCGGGAGCCGGTATTGTGGGCACTTGAAAATCCCTGTTTGTACGAGGTAGTCACCCGTATTTTCGTGGACGACAAACAGACCGATGAATATGTAACCCCGCTCGGGATCCGCTATTTCACGTTCGACGCGGAAAAAGGATTCTTCCTTAACGGTGAATCGACGAAGATAAAAGGAGTCTGCCTGCATCACGATTTAGGATGCCTCGGTGCGGCCGTCAACACAAGGGCCATTGAACGGCAGCTCGAGATACTCAAAGAGATGGGTGTGAATGGTATTCGTACTGCGCATAATCCTCCCGCACCGGAACTGCTCCGGCTATGCGACAGGATGGGATTCATTGTCATGGATGAAACCTTCGACATGTGGCGTAAACGAAAGACCACATACGATTACTCACGCTATTTTAACGAGTGGCACGAAAGAGACCTCACAGACCATATTCTCCGTGACCGTAATCATCCCTCGGTATTTATGTGGAGCATCGGGAATGAAGTCCTTGAACAATGGACCCACGCCGAAGCCGATACACTCGATATCCAGCAGGCTAATCTCCTGTTGAACCTTAAACGCGATGAAACGGCACTGGCGGGGACAGATGGGGAGACGATGAGTGTGAATGCTCTCCTGACAAAAAAACTGGCGGATATCGTAAAAAGTTTGGATCCGACCCGACCCGTGACAACCGGAAACAATGAAACCAATCCGGCCAATCACCTCTTCAGATCGGGAGCGCTCGACCTGATCGGATTCAATTATCATGGATATGACTATAAGAACGTGCCGGAGAACTTCCCGGGAAAACCGTTTATTGCAGCGGAAACCACTTCAGGACTGATGACCCGCGGTTATTACCGGATGCCAAGCGACTCCATGTATATCTGGCCGGTACGTTGGGATATCCCGTTTACCGATCCTTCCTATGCCTGCTCTTCCTACGATAATTGCCACGTCCCTTGGGGATGTACGCACGAGCAGGCATGGAACGACGTGAAAAACAGTGACTTCATTAGTGGAATGTATATCTGGACAGGTTTTGACTATCTCGGCGAACCGACCCCTTTCTGGTTTCCTGCACGGAGTTCTTATTTTGGCATTGTGGATCTGGCGGGGTTCCCGAAAGATGTCTATTACATGTATCAATCGGAATGGACCGATAAAGAGGTATTGCATGTTTTTCCGCACTGGAACTGGCAACCGGGAGAAACTGTGGACGTCTGGGCCTATTACAGCAAGGCAGATGAAGTGGAGTTATTTTTGAACGGCGTCTCTCAGGGCATCAAAAGAAAAGAGGGCGGCAAGCACCATGTCTTTTGGCGACTGGCTTATGAAACCGGCACAATAAAAGTGATTTCCAGGAAAAATGGAAAAGAGGTATTATCGAAAGAAATAAAAACGGCCGGAGAACCGTCGCAGATCCGTTTAACGCCTGACAGGCGTGTGATCAGGGGCGACGGACAAGATCTTAGTTTTATTACAGTGGAAGTTTTGGATGAAGAGGGCACGATTTGCCCTAATGCAGAAAACCTGATCCGTTTCAACCTGTCGGGTAACGGAAAGGTCGTCGGTGTGGACAATGGGAACCCGACAAGTATGGAACGCTTCAAAGCATCGGAACGGAAAGCATTTTATGGAAAATGCCTGGTTGTTGTGAAAAGTGAAAAGAGAGAAGGAGTTATTCGTCTGGCGGCAGAGTCGGATGGATTGATGAAAGATGCCATTGAAATAAAGGTGACGAAGTAA
- a CDS encoding SusC/RagA family TonB-linked outer membrane protein, which translates to MNCKRSINNRYLYCFLIGVSLILLKPVTLHAEPLQNNTITGTVVSATDGEPLIGVSIFVKGTNNGTVTDIDGNYSINVNTGQTLVFSYIGFISQEVTVRENVINVSLAEDTEVLDELIVIGYGVQAKKLSTGATIQVKGDELNKMNTISPLQALQGKTPGVNITSTSGQPGSNMKVVIRGLGTVGNHSPLYLIDGIGGDISTLNPADIESIDVLKDAASAAIYGAQAANGVILITTKSGREGKAQVNFDAYYGVQNVARKADMLNATQYMTIMDEQALNSGNAAYDWSSFKSIYDANGNLYDIDWVDRMFKKNAKTESYSLGITGGSATSTYAISLGYLNQEGIVGGADVSNYERYNFRVNSEHKLFNGFVKVGEQVSFIYRINNGINVGNQYNNTLRGAFGVSPLTPVYSDNNMYDSPYNDTSNSDWYNGDGNPYGLMMTNTNNEDKAGTFNGNLYAEIEPIKRLKLRTVFGAVYNASEYRSFTPLYHFSIYSYNDTRTSVSQNMNRGLGMTWTNTATYDWTMNNHAFNALLGMEAYRYEGTYLGAGNGILKEGFDTWKYAYIDNGTASSSTDGLSASGNPHDESRSVSYFGRLGWNWKETYMVNATLRADGSSRFARGNRFGYFPSISAGWTLTNEPFMENVPSWLNFLKLRVSWGQVGNQNIANYQYLAPMKNSNTHYLFGTGGYNDENAAKELATNWGAYPNRLANENVTWETSEQANIGLDAYLLNTRLGVNLDLYTKNTKDWLVQAPILATVGAGAPYINGGSVKNSGIELALTWNDRINKDFSYNIGLNGAYNKNKVGEIPTEDGIIHGQTNQLYDNTPEFYRAENGKPIGYFWGYKTNGLFQNEQEITDWIAAGNGVLQNDVKPGDVKYIDVNHDGVIDDHDKVNLGNGMPDFTYGFNLGFGYKGFDFSLQASGAAGQQIVQSYRNFTNKYANYTTAILQRWTGEGTSNRIPRVTEQNINWQFSDLFVHDADYLRVSNITLGYDFSRFVKHEFISQARLYAQVQNAFTFTKYEGMDPEIGYGTDGWVSGIDVGYYPRPRTILFGVSLKF; encoded by the coding sequence ATGAATTGCAAACGAAGTATAAATAATCGTTATTTATACTGTTTTTTAATCGGTGTGTCACTGATCTTATTAAAACCGGTGACGCTGCATGCGGAACCTTTGCAAAATAATACCATTACGGGTACGGTGGTCTCGGCAACCGACGGGGAACCGTTGATCGGGGTAAGCATTTTTGTGAAGGGGACAAATAACGGTACGGTAACCGATATTGATGGGAACTATTCGATCAACGTAAATACAGGGCAAACACTTGTCTTTTCTTACATCGGATTTATTTCCCAGGAAGTGACCGTACGTGAAAATGTAATCAATGTAAGCCTGGCAGAAGATACTGAAGTCCTCGACGAATTAATTGTAATTGGTTATGGCGTACAGGCAAAGAAATTATCTACCGGGGCAACCATTCAGGTAAAAGGCGACGAACTGAATAAAATGAATACTATTAGTCCCTTGCAGGCCCTGCAGGGAAAAACCCCCGGAGTAAATATCACCTCTACCTCCGGACAACCCGGTTCGAATATGAAGGTGGTAATCCGCGGTTTGGGTACAGTCGGAAACCACAGCCCCCTCTACCTGATTGACGGAATTGGTGGAGATATATCAACCCTGAATCCTGCCGACATCGAGAGCATCGACGTTTTGAAAGATGCAGCATCTGCCGCTATTTATGGTGCACAGGCTGCCAATGGTGTAATCCTCATCACCACAAAAAGCGGGAGGGAAGGGAAAGCGCAAGTCAACTTCGATGCCTATTATGGAGTACAAAATGTAGCCCGTAAAGCAGATATGTTGAATGCGACCCAATATATGACTATCATGGACGAACAGGCATTGAACAGTGGCAATGCGGCTTACGACTGGAGCAGTTTCAAGTCCATTTATGACGCAAACGGCAATCTGTATGATATCGACTGGGTGGACAGGATGTTTAAAAAGAATGCAAAAACTGAAAGTTATTCATTGGGTATTACCGGAGGATCGGCCACTTCCACATACGCCATCTCATTGGGTTACTTGAATCAGGAAGGGATCGTTGGTGGTGCCGATGTCTCCAACTATGAACGCTATAATTTCCGGGTCAACTCCGAACATAAGCTGTTTAACGGCTTCGTGAAAGTCGGCGAACAGGTGAGTTTCATATACAGGATAAATAATGGTATCAACGTAGGCAACCAGTATAACAATACGTTAAGAGGCGCTTTTGGTGTATCACCGCTGACCCCGGTTTATAGTGACAATAATATGTATGATTCACCATACAACGACACAAGCAACAGCGACTGGTATAACGGAGACGGGAACCCCTATGGTCTTATGATGACCAATACTAACAACGAAGACAAGGCAGGCACATTCAACGGTAACCTGTATGCCGAAATTGAGCCGATAAAGCGGTTGAAATTGCGTACTGTATTTGGTGCCGTCTACAATGCAAGTGAATACCGCAGCTTTACCCCTCTCTATCATTTCAGTATTTATAGCTATAACGATACCCGTACCAGTGTTTCACAGAATATGAACCGTGGACTCGGCATGACCTGGACAAACACGGCGACTTACGATTGGACAATGAATAACCATGCTTTCAATGCATTGCTGGGTATGGAAGCCTATCGTTACGAAGGCACTTACCTGGGAGCGGGAAATGGCATATTGAAAGAAGGTTTCGACACATGGAAATATGCCTATATCGATAATGGAACGGCTTCTTCCAGTACGGATGGGTTAAGTGCGTCAGGCAACCCTCATGATGAATCGCGCAGTGTTTCTTATTTCGGTCGTTTGGGTTGGAACTGGAAAGAAACCTATATGGTGAATGCTACGTTGCGTGCCGACGGTTCTTCCCGGTTTGCCAGAGGTAACCGTTTCGGATACTTCCCTTCTATCTCTGCCGGTTGGACACTTACCAATGAACCGTTTATGGAGAACGTTCCATCGTGGCTCAATTTCCTCAAGCTACGTGTCAGTTGGGGACAAGTGGGCAACCAAAACATAGCCAACTACCAGTATCTGGCTCCGATGAAAAACAGCAATACCCACTATCTGTTCGGGACAGGCGGATATAACGATGAGAATGCTGCGAAAGAACTGGCCACCAATTGGGGTGCATATCCCAATCGCTTAGCCAATGAAAATGTAACGTGGGAAACCTCCGAACAAGCCAATATCGGGTTGGATGCCTACTTGCTCAACACCCGGCTTGGAGTAAATCTCGATCTCTATACGAAAAATACCAAAGACTGGCTGGTTCAGGCACCTATCCTGGCAACAGTAGGCGCGGGAGCTCCTTATATCAACGGTGGTAGTGTAAAGAATAGCGGGATTGAACTGGCATTGACCTGGAACGATCGTATAAACAAAGACTTCAGTTATAATATTGGCCTGAATGGTGCCTATAATAAAAACAAAGTAGGAGAGATCCCTACCGAAGACGGTATCATTCACGGACAAACCAACCAGTTATATGATAATACCCCCGAATTTTATCGTGCGGAAAATGGTAAACCTATTGGGTATTTCTGGGGATACAAAACAAATGGCCTGTTCCAGAACGAACAGGAAATCACAGATTGGATTGCTGCCGGCAACGGTGTCCTCCAGAATGACGTGAAACCCGGTGATGTGAAATATATCGACGTGAATCATGACGGTGTAATCGACGATCACGACAAGGTAAATCTGGGTAACGGGATGCCCGACTTTACATACGGTTTCAATCTTGGTTTCGGATATAAAGGTTTTGACTTTTCTCTTCAGGCTAGCGGTGCAGCCGGTCAGCAGATCGTACAGTCCTACCGGAATTTCACCAACAAGTATGCCAACTATACCACTGCCATACTTCAACGCTGGACCGGTGAAGGTACAAGCAACAGAATCCCCCGTGTGACCGAACAGAACATCAACTGGCAGTTCTCCGACCTCTTTGTTCATGATGCAGACTATTTACGTGTCAGTAATATCACCCTGGGATATGACTTCTCCCGATTTGTGAAGCACGAATTCATCAGTCAGGCACGTCTCTATGCACAGGTGCAAAACGCCTTTACCTTTACAAAGTATGAAGGCATGGATCCGGAAATAGGCTATGGTACGGATGGTTGGGTGTCGGGCATTGATGTGGGATACTATCCTCGTCCAAGAACGATTCTTTTCGGTGTAAGTCTTAAATTCTAA
- a CDS encoding RagB/SusD family nutrient uptake outer membrane protein translates to MNKMKYNILVAVVLSLILGTASCSDGFLDVESKTESTTGTSYKNERDAWRALIGCYDGWRQTSSNVQIGFYLGAETMGYECFGGTGNADGRGYQAIDRFDISQSPADLNMFENDWRNYYAAVYRCNELISREEQISWNETMSKRGTYMGECRTIRALLYFDMVRLWGNIPLFDEPVNENRPQADPADVFALIFADLKYAMENIPADAYPKANAATNDGHITRYAAAALFARAYLYYTGYYGSEPEGATKAEALAALEEIIASNEYSLVSEFKNLWPAASAGVAEIGDMETLLGTYAGDGNSETILAMKFTSSQDYNGNNDGNRWQVMVGMRSLNAPPYGKGWGGLTVNPAFVSEFQTGDTRRSASIIDMVGEGITGLADYEASYKDQREYTGYAVKKYAPLCFADGTSASKADGSGDFQISNHQDYVIIRYADVLLMAAELGSPNAQAYFDAVRKRAYTSDGVLSSNYAALPVTKENIIQERRLEFAFESINYWDLLRQGIDYAANKLAAEIPVYSGGSQDVVSIRADRIRATKGLSQIPYNQITLANGMLVQNPGW, encoded by the coding sequence ATGAACAAGATGAAATACAATATACTAGTAGCAGTCGTACTCTCCCTGATACTGGGAACAGCCTCCTGTAGCGATGGTTTCCTGGACGTGGAGTCTAAAACCGAGTCTACAACTGGCACCTCGTACAAGAACGAAAGGGATGCTTGGCGCGCACTGATTGGTTGTTACGACGGGTGGCGCCAAACCTCTTCGAATGTGCAGATAGGCTTCTATCTGGGTGCTGAAACTATGGGCTATGAATGCTTCGGTGGAACCGGCAATGCCGACGGGCGAGGTTATCAGGCCATTGACCGATTCGACATATCGCAGTCACCGGCCGACCTGAACATGTTTGAAAACGATTGGAGGAACTATTATGCCGCGGTTTATCGCTGTAATGAACTGATATCCCGCGAAGAACAAATTAGCTGGAACGAGACAATGAGTAAGCGTGGCACCTATATGGGCGAGTGCCGCACCATCCGGGCCCTGCTTTATTTTGACATGGTTCGCCTTTGGGGAAATATCCCCCTGTTTGATGAACCGGTGAACGAGAACAGGCCGCAAGCCGATCCTGCCGACGTCTTCGCGCTGATCTTTGCAGATCTGAAATATGCCATGGAAAATATTCCCGCCGATGCCTATCCAAAGGCAAACGCGGCAACCAACGATGGGCATATCACCCGGTATGCTGCAGCCGCCCTTTTTGCCAGGGCTTACCTCTACTATACCGGCTATTACGGTAGCGAACCGGAAGGCGCCACGAAAGCGGAAGCCCTGGCCGCATTGGAAGAGATCATCGCTTCGAATGAATACAGCTTGGTCAGCGAGTTCAAGAACCTGTGGCCTGCCGCATCGGCCGGTGTGGCTGAAATCGGTGATATGGAAACCCTACTCGGCACGTATGCCGGTGATGGTAACAGCGAAACCATTCTTGCCATGAAATTTACCAGTTCGCAAGACTACAATGGGAATAACGACGGCAACCGTTGGCAGGTAATGGTCGGTATGCGCAGTCTGAATGCCCCTCCTTACGGAAAAGGCTGGGGAGGATTGACTGTGAATCCCGCATTCGTAAGCGAATTCCAAACCGGTGATACTCGCCGTAGTGCTTCCATCATCGACATGGTCGGCGAAGGTATTACCGGGCTTGCTGATTATGAAGCCAGCTACAAAGACCAACGTGAATATACCGGCTATGCCGTGAAAAAATATGCACCGCTCTGCTTTGCCGACGGGACTTCCGCATCGAAAGCAGATGGATCGGGCGATTTCCAGATTTCCAACCACCAGGATTATGTAATTATTCGGTATGCCGATGTATTACTGATGGCGGCCGAGCTGGGAAGCCCGAACGCACAGGCTTACTTTGACGCTGTTCGTAAGCGTGCTTATACTTCCGACGGCGTGCTTTCTTCTAATTACGCGGCACTTCCTGTAACCAAAGAGAATATTATACAGGAGCGCCGTCTGGAATTTGCGTTCGAAAGTATCAACTATTGGGATTTGCTCCGCCAGGGAATAGACTACGCAGCCAATAAACTTGCGGCTGAGATCCCCGTGTATAGTGGGGGTTCCCAGGATGTAGTCTCTATCAGGGCTGACCGGATCCGTGCGACAAAAGGACTTAGTCAGATCCCGTATAATCAAATAACGCTGGCAAACGGTATGCTGGTTCAAAACCCGGGATGGTAA